From a single Streptomyces rubradiris genomic region:
- a CDS encoding proline dehydrogenase family protein, whose product MLGPVILAASRSDRMRRLISAAPVTKQVVDRFIPGETVADIVPIIEDLTAKGLELTMDVVGEDITTPEQATAARDAYLALIDHLKGLELGEKVEMSVKLSMFGQALDGGHELALANVRPVVEAAAAIGTTVTLDAEDHTTLDSMFAIHEELRKDFPQTGCVIQAYLFRTEADARRLAESGSRVRLVKGAYKEPAEVAYQQKHEIDKAYVRILRILMEGAGYPMIGSHDPRLIAIAQELAHKAGRKLDEYEFQMLYGIRGEEHLRLAAEGHRMRVYTAYGTDWYGYFMRRLAEKPANLRFFLRSMVSKG is encoded by the coding sequence GTGCTGGGTCCCGTGATTCTCGCCGCGTCGCGCAGCGACCGGATGCGACGCCTGATCTCGGCGGCCCCGGTGACCAAGCAGGTCGTCGACCGCTTCATACCCGGCGAGACCGTCGCCGACATCGTCCCGATCATCGAGGACCTGACGGCCAAGGGCCTGGAGCTGACGATGGACGTCGTCGGCGAGGACATCACCACCCCGGAGCAGGCCACCGCCGCCCGGGACGCCTACCTGGCGCTGATCGACCACCTCAAGGGCCTGGAACTGGGCGAGAAGGTCGAGATGTCGGTCAAGCTCTCCATGTTCGGCCAAGCGCTGGACGGCGGTCACGAGCTGGCCCTCGCCAATGTCCGCCCGGTCGTCGAGGCCGCCGCCGCCATCGGCACGACGGTCACCCTGGACGCCGAGGACCACACCACCCTCGACTCGATGTTCGCCATCCACGAGGAGCTGCGGAAGGACTTCCCGCAGACCGGCTGCGTCATCCAGGCCTACCTGTTCCGCACCGAGGCCGACGCCCGCCGCCTCGCCGAGTCCGGCAGCCGGGTCCGCCTGGTCAAGGGCGCCTACAAGGAGCCCGCCGAGGTCGCCTACCAGCAGAAGCACGAGATCGACAAGGCCTACGTGCGCATCCTGCGCATCCTGATGGAGGGCGCGGGCTACCCGATGATCGGGTCCCACGACCCCCGCCTGATCGCCATCGCCCAGGAGCTGGCCCACAAGGCCGGCCGTAAGCTCGACGAGTACGAGTTCCAGATGCTGTACGGCATCCGGGGCGAGGAGCACCTGCGGCTGGCCGCCGAGGGCCACCGCATGCGCGTCTACACGGCCTACGGCACCGACTGGTACGGCTACTTCATGCGCCGTCTCGCGGAGAAGCCGGCGAACCTCCGGTTCTTCCTCCGTTCCATGGTCAGCAAGGGCTGA